Proteins encoded by one window of Candidatus Eisenbacteria bacterium:
- a CDS encoding DUF1579 family protein produces the protein MKRYSSLLVALCVLVATAALAQAQAQDPPASSTGTTTQPAPSTTAPSTASPSVPDAPAVTQEPAQTAPPARPKVQPGVPAAELQKLDFLKGTWNSKMTMPDGTVSTGKAKFGPAFSGMVLEGDHSYTMGGKPMTGRTIWGWDAEKQQYQLVWVNSMGSDAKLYYGTFPNETSLSFFTTYMMGSKAVTEKLAFSFPDKNTYVFTVENDASGTMSKVMEETATRGSANATAAKSGAKTTKPASKPATASSGKKKAG, from the coding sequence ATGAAGCGGTATTCATCGTTACTCGTCGCACTTTGTGTTCTGGTTGCCACAGCGGCACTTGCGCAGGCCCAGGCCCAGGATCCGCCCGCCTCCTCGACGGGCACCACGACTCAGCCCGCGCCGTCCACCACCGCGCCGTCCACGGCCTCGCCGAGCGTGCCCGACGCTCCCGCGGTCACCCAGGAGCCCGCCCAGACGGCGCCTCCGGCACGCCCGAAGGTCCAGCCCGGGGTGCCCGCGGCGGAGCTCCAGAAGCTCGATTTCCTCAAGGGAACCTGGAACTCGAAGATGACGATGCCGGACGGAACGGTCTCGACCGGGAAGGCGAAGTTCGGTCCCGCGTTCAGCGGCATGGTCCTCGAGGGGGATCACAGCTACACCATGGGCGGAAAGCCCATGACCGGACGGACCATCTGGGGATGGGACGCCGAGAAGCAGCAGTATCAGCTCGTGTGGGTCAACTCCATGGGCTCGGACGCGAAGCTGTATTACGGGACGTTCCCGAACGAGACGTCGCTCTCCTTCTTCACGACCTACATGATGGGCAGCAAGGCCGTGACCGAGAAGCTCGCGTTCTCCTTCCCGGACAAGAACACGTACGTCTTCACCGTCGAGAACGACGCCTCCGGCACCATGTCCAAGGTGATGGAGGAGACGGCGACGCGAGGTTCCGCGAACGCGACGGCCGCGAAGAGCGGCGCGAAGACCACGAAGCCCGCGTCGAAGCCCGCCACCGCTTCCTCGGGAAAGAAGAAAGCCGGCTGA
- a CDS encoding DUF547 domain-containing protein codes for MAVRKGGAVNRWGRGGRIVVLAASWIALAIHGSAAEAGKTIHVRHHDLHGDWDDLLRRHVRGDRIDYDGFQRDGSQLRRYLDSLRDLGLPSQEDEIALWINAYNAATIDLIVRERLARGGRLRSIKDIPSAWSRPRWRIAGAERSLDEIEHEILRGRFREPRIHFALVCASRSCPALRPSAYRGAFLDAQLDSAARAFVRDPSRNRFDPADGSIRISKIFEWYAKDFVGLARDETLERMYGRERGAMVAYAARYLDGPTAARLRSSKVRVTFSPYDWSLNSAGNAE; via the coding sequence ATGGCTGTGCGCAAGGGAGGCGCGGTGAACCGCTGGGGACGCGGCGGGCGGATCGTGGTCCTCGCCGCGTCGTGGATTGCGCTTGCGATCCATGGTTCGGCGGCGGAGGCCGGGAAGACGATTCACGTACGCCATCACGACCTGCACGGGGACTGGGACGATCTCCTGCGCCGTCATGTTCGCGGTGACCGGATCGACTACGACGGATTCCAGCGGGACGGCTCGCAGCTTCGACGGTATCTGGACAGTCTTCGCGATCTGGGGCTACCGAGCCAGGAGGATGAAATCGCGCTCTGGATCAACGCGTACAACGCCGCCACGATCGACCTGATCGTGCGCGAGAGGCTGGCGCGCGGAGGAAGGCTCCGGAGCATCAAGGACATCCCGTCCGCATGGAGCCGTCCGCGGTGGAGGATCGCCGGAGCGGAGCGCAGCCTGGACGAGATCGAGCACGAGATCCTCCGCGGGCGCTTCCGGGAGCCGCGAATCCACTTCGCGCTCGTGTGCGCGTCTCGATCGTGTCCGGCGCTCCGGCCCTCCGCCTACCGGGGTGCGTTCCTCGACGCGCAGCTCGACTCCGCGGCGCGGGCGTTCGTGCGTGATCCGTCCCGGAATCGGTTCGATCCCGCGGACGGGAGCATCCGGATCTCGAAGATCTTCGAGTGGTACGCGAAGGACTTCGTCGGTCTCGCTCGCGACGAGACACTCGAGAGGATGTATGGTCGCGAGCGTGGCGCGATGGTCGCCTACGCGGCCCGGTATCTCGACGGCCCCACCGCCGCGCGGCTTCGTTCCTCGAAGGTGCGTGTCACGTTCTCGCCCTACGACTGGTCCTTGAACTCCGCCGGGAACGCGGAGTAG